AATAACATTTGTCATCGAATAGAGCATGCCCGAATCGCGCGGAACCTGGTAGAACAACCCGAAATCCGCGTAGAATATCCTGCCGATCGCAAGCAAGGTCAATATCGTCATCAGCGGGACAAGCATCGGAATCGTAATATGACGGATCTGATTCCATTTGCTTGCACCATCGATCATGGCCGCTTCGTACAAAGACTTGTCTATCCCCATGATGGCCGCCAAGTAAACGACGCTGCTGTAGCCTACCAGCTTCCACATGTTTACGAAAATAAGGATATACGGCCAATACCCCGGGCTGGCATACCAGTTGATCCGCTCGACGCCGAAATAAGCCAGAATCTGGTTCAGCAGTCCCTTGTCCATACTAAGGAAGCTGAAGACGAAATAACCGACGATGACCCAGGATAGAAAATATGGCATGAAAATGGCCGTTTGATACAATTTCGACAACCGCTTGTTGACGATTTCGACCAGGATGACAGCCAGAGCCACGGATAATACCAACCCCAGGACGATAAACGCGACATTATAGAGAACGGTATTGCGTGTAATCACATACGCGTCGTCGGTGCTGAACAGAAATTTGAAGTTATCCAGCCCGACCCATCTGCTGTCCAATATGCTCGCCAGAAATCCGTCCTGACTGTACCGGTATTCTTTGAAGGCGATAACGGTCCCCGCCATCGGCAAATAGGAAAAGATAAGGAACCATACCGTTCCGGGAAGCACCATGAAGAGCATGGCTTTATTCTTCACTATATCCTTCAACAAGCGCCCAGGCATGTTCATTGCAGGTCCTCTCCCTTCCGAAGGTTAAGGAGAAGGGCATATACACCCCTCCCCCGCTTCCCCGAAATGTTTATTTCTTCGACGCTCTCCATTCATCGAGCTGACGCTGCGCTTCCGCGATGATCTTGTCAAGACCTGCCGCCTTGAACTTCTCGATCGCTTTGGGAAGGTATTCGTCAGGATCCACAGTTCCCGTCATCAGAGCAGGCCAGAACTCTCCTTTTACGTTCTGAACGGCGGCGAGCTCGCCTGTCACCTTCGAGCTGTCGAAATTAAAGCCAAGCGTCGGCGCCGGCTTGCCTTCCGCATTGAATTTCTTGAACTGCTCCCATTTATCGTCGGGATCGCCTGGATTCAAGTAAGTCAGCATGATATTCCCGAGCGAGAATGTCGGCATATCGTAGTTTTTGGCTTCCGGCAGATTCTCCATCCGGTTTGCCCCGGTTTTCTTGTAATGTACGCCCTCGATCCCGGAGTCGACCATGTTGCGCAGAACCGGATCGGTGTTGAGCAGGTTCAGGAACTGCATCGCTTTGTCAGGATGCTTCGAGTTTGCCGAGATCGCTTGCATGGATCCCATAACCGACCAATTGAATATGACCGAGTCGCTGGCCGGCGTCGAGACGATCGGATACCCGTAGCTTTGGGACCACAGGTTGTCCGCGAACGGCTGGGTCGCGGCGCGGTCGAGGAACCAATTGCCCGATTTCTGCACGTCGTCAAGCGAGGTCGTGGTCGCCGCCTCCGGCGAGACGTAGCCGGCTTTATAGTAGCTGTGCATCGTCTTCAGCGCTTGCTTCATTTCCGGCGTTTCCAGCACGTCGACAACCTTGTAGTCCTTCGTGTCCAGGCTTACAG
This is a stretch of genomic DNA from Paenibacillus sp. sptzw28. It encodes these proteins:
- a CDS encoding sugar ABC transporter permease, with translation MNMPGRLLKDIVKNKAMLFMVLPGTVWFLIFSYLPMAGTVIAFKEYRYSQDGFLASILDSRWVGLDNFKFLFSTDDAYVITRNTVLYNVAFIVLGLVLSVALAVILVEIVNKRLSKLYQTAIFMPYFLSWVIVGYFVFSFLSMDKGLLNQILAYFGVERINWYASPGYWPYILIFVNMWKLVGYSSVVYLAAIMGIDKSLYEAAMIDGASKWNQIRHITIPMLVPLMTILTLLAIGRIFYADFGLFYQVPRDSGMLYSMTNVIDTYVYRGLKTTGEMGMTTAAGLYQSLVGFVLVITSNYVVRRFNKDNALF
- a CDS encoding ABC transporter substrate-binding protein, translated to MTRSRRGLALALVLIISVAMVLGACGSKNADNGAGGKTDTTGNAGKSNEPVQLTWYTIGTPQKGVDKVMAEVSKYTASKIGVTVKMVMLDWGDYDQKMKVLTASGTPMDILFTSSWAFDYVQNARKGAFAPINDLLKQYGQGIVKALDPAFLEGSKIDGNNYGIPANKELPAQEVWRFNKNLVDKYKLDIKGVKSLESLEPLLKTIKDKEPDVIPFAINKDYMPVVPYDYIIQSLPMAVSLDTKDYKVVDVLETPEMKQALKTMHSYYKAGYVSPEAATTTSLDDVQKSGNWFLDRAATQPFADNLWSQSYGYPIVSTPASDSVIFNWSVMGSMQAISANSKHPDKAMQFLNLLNTDPVLRNMVDSGIEGVHYKKTGANRMENLPEAKNYDMPTFSLGNIMLTYLNPGDPDDKWEQFKKFNAEGKPAPTLGFNFDSSKVTGELAAVQNVKGEFWPALMTGTVDPDEYLPKAIEKFKAAGLDKIIAEAQRQLDEWRASKK